The Pseudonocardia sp. EC080619-01 genome segment CCAGTGGTGAGTCGGGCGAGCACGCCGTGACCGTGCCGCCCTGGTCGTCGTCGTGGGACAACAACACGGTTTCGAGGCCGCCGTCGTCGTAGCGCACAGTGACGGCCATTCCGGGTTCGGCGATCCCGTCGTCGGCGGGGCGACGGCCGATGACCGGGTCGAACAGCAACTCCTGGAGCCGGCGGATGCGCTGCTCGCGAGCTCGGTGCTCGGCACCGGATTCGGCGAGGTCGGCCCGGTCGCCCTCGCCGGTCGGGACGGTCGCCGACCGTTGCTCGAGCAGATCGCCGAGCTCGGCGCGCAGGTGAACGTAGGTCTGCTCGGTCAGTCAGATCCGGGTCGTCGTCATGGCTCTCGCTCCTCGTGCTGGTGTTCCTGGCCAGCAGGCCTACCAGAGCGGGCCGCGGATTCCACGCCGGTTGCCGAGCCTCGGCAGGGCAGTCACCGCCGCGATGCTCGGGTCCGGAAGCGCGCGAGCCAGGGGAAGTGGCTGGTGCTGTCCGCGGCCTGAGGACCGGGTGTAATGGCGCCGCCGACCACGGGGCCAGTCGACACGTGCGCACGGTGTCGGTTTCGTGAACCGGTGAGGGCTCGCTTCGTGTGATGGATCGGGTCCGCGGGCGGGCAGTATCCGCAAGGCCGCAGCGTGACGGTGGCCTGGGGGAGGGGGGCAGAGCGGAGTTCCGACTCGGACGGCTGGGCTATCGGTTGGGCTTTCCCGCGGGGGCCGGCTG includes the following:
- a CDS encoding GreA/GreB family elongation factor, translating into MLFDPVIGRRPADDGIAEPGMAVTVRYDDGGLETVLLSHDDDQGGTVTACSPDSPLGRALHGAREGEYVRYPLPGDGTGGCLLLRVAPYNR